From Desulfonatronum thiodismutans, a single genomic window includes:
- a CDS encoding AAA family ATPase translates to MNYFELLGLTREPFSNSPDPVFFFKSHNHSSCLHRLEIAVRLRRGLNVCLGRIGLGKSTLCRTLIQRLSQDKTIVPHLILDPSFSTPRELLTTLYNRFLRTSPPTEATHREIMEGLQQHLFLEAQENQKILVLIIDEGQKLVPECLEVIRELLNYETNDAKLLQVIIFAQEEFDIVLAEVPNFQDRINEFCRLMPLNFWDTRAMIRHRLSLAGTSRELFTWPAYWALYRASRGTPRKIMHLGHKALMALIVNNQAKADRNVVLSCARPLGWDENRRPPGLLLLVSAVLFAGFFGIPGRLHMDIISEPALPEGSETVIAPSEFRRPIPLEFRMDAEPEEPESLPENMSDVLENEKFPAEEQVASNSTHVRGNANSDKSQAVELERFFTGSRFYVQVGAFLQQSLAEKVMLAVRTRHESAGMAHVIYKGQHWNIVYIDHFDTSDKAIQKALEILRDEDIKTSVVEAEGQNYRFVWE, encoded by the coding sequence GTGAACTACTTTGAATTGCTGGGGTTGACCAGGGAGCCATTCTCCAACTCTCCGGACCCAGTCTTTTTTTTCAAATCTCATAACCATTCCAGCTGTCTACATCGACTGGAAATCGCCGTCCGCCTGCGCCGCGGCCTGAATGTCTGTCTGGGGCGGATCGGCTTGGGCAAGAGTACGCTCTGCCGCACCCTGATCCAGCGGTTATCCCAGGACAAGACCATTGTTCCTCATTTAATTCTTGATCCCTCTTTTTCAACCCCGAGAGAACTGCTCACCACCCTTTACAATCGTTTCCTGCGGACTTCTCCCCCGACCGAGGCCACACACCGTGAAATAATGGAGGGTTTGCAGCAACATCTTTTCCTGGAAGCCCAGGAAAATCAAAAAATCCTGGTGCTGATCATCGACGAAGGCCAGAAGCTCGTGCCCGAATGTCTGGAAGTGATCAGAGAGTTGTTGAATTACGAGACCAACGACGCGAAACTCTTACAGGTCATCATCTTCGCCCAGGAGGAATTTGACATTGTTCTGGCCGAGGTTCCCAACTTCCAGGACAGAATCAACGAGTTTTGCCGCCTGATGCCGTTGAACTTCTGGGACACCAGGGCGATGATTCGTCATCGGCTCAGCCTTGCCGGCACCTCCAGGGAGCTATTCACTTGGCCGGCGTACTGGGCCCTCTACCGAGCGTCTCGCGGCACCCCGCGAAAAATCATGCACCTCGGACACAAGGCCCTGATGGCCTTGATCGTCAACAATCAAGCCAAGGCGGACCGCAACGTCGTGCTGAGTTGCGCCCGGCCTCTGGGCTGGGATGAGAATCGTCGTCCTCCAGGCTTGCTCTTGCTGGTTTCGGCTGTGCTGTTCGCGGGATTTTTTGGGATTCCGGGAAGATTGCACATGGATATCATCTCGGAACCAGCCCTCCCGGAGGGAAGCGAAACAGTGATCGCTCCTTCGGAATTCAGGAGGCCTATCCCGCTTGAATTCCGCATGGATGCCGAACCCGAGGAACCTGAGTCACTGCCGGAGAACATGAGCGACGTTCTAGAGAATGAAAAATTTCCGGCTGAGGAACAGGTTGCGTCCAATTCCACGCATGTTAGAGGGAATGCAAATTCAGATAAGAGTCAAGCCGTTGAACTGGAACGTTTTTTTACCGGCTCGCGATTCTATGTGCAGGTGGGGGCTTTTTTACAACAAAGCCTTGCCGAGAAAGTCATGCTTGCGGTGCGCACCCGTCACGAATCCGCCGGCATGGCCCACGTGATCTATAAAGGGCAGCACTGGAACATCGTCTACATTGACCACTTCGACACCTCGGACAAGGCCATACAGAAAGCCTTGGAGATATTGCGAGATGAGGATATCAAGACCTCGGTGGTCGAGGCCGAAGGCCAAAACTACCGATTCGTTTGGGAATGA
- a CDS encoding type IV pilus biogenesis protein PilM gives MSQATEKLLHVITGQSKTKALPSRKKAFSSVFSLKKRKGRFLGVDLEARGLRMVLTGGEDNVFLASRHTSYPQGLTPRDSGFPAFLREEAASLCGQFNDLIVWSHVASSRFEVIPLKMPTIPLWEMGEMIPWRVRKDHPFDDEEFVLDFEIQGKVQDQGVPKVAVLACLAPRADISRMRGIFSAAGLPLAGLTVAPLAFQGMFQSRCCDVPESTFALLDISDRSTRIDLYTQRRILLSRVIKTGMTSMAEALATVCTSEKRSVAPTAVRESSSDNDDVEIIIRLDDFDQDISTRADTESGENATSDLADALPENPAQPLNDQAALDLLLHKMAEAPPPQAACPPVTSEDVFRMITPVCERLARQVERTFDYTVRTLGYPRPEQVVLTGTLSSNQALLGYLSSELGAPVRSLGALGADSALHSDVAAMLPPYEVRGLDLAAALTRCEQHGSINLLKTFLQRQTAKAVEHANMAVYAATILVLLILSLLYGLEQATAREKARTLQQLDERLTAFHPQVDETMLLRLAADLGRERTRIANLSDNLKPVALLGEVSRLTPDYIRILHLRLDPAPANNAPDKSSPKDSSSPQSTTITLDLLVTGPFDGLNTALSEYLFTLRNSPLFDVPLIHGKTIEHHPGVGQAMRVTLHLSAPRG, from the coding sequence ATGAGCCAAGCCACGGAAAAACTGCTGCACGTCATTACCGGACAAAGCAAGACCAAGGCTTTGCCGTCGAGGAAAAAAGCGTTCAGCTCTGTTTTTTCTCTGAAAAAGCGCAAGGGACGCTTTCTGGGCGTGGACTTAGAGGCCCGCGGGCTGCGGATGGTTCTGACCGGCGGAGAGGATAACGTTTTTCTGGCCTCCCGCCATACGTCCTATCCCCAGGGCCTGACCCCCAGAGACTCTGGTTTTCCGGCCTTCCTTAGGGAGGAAGCCGCTTCGCTCTGCGGTCAGTTCAACGATTTGATCGTCTGGAGCCACGTCGCGTCTTCCAGGTTTGAGGTGATTCCCTTGAAGATGCCCACCATCCCCCTCTGGGAAATGGGCGAGATGATCCCGTGGCGGGTGCGCAAGGACCACCCCTTTGACGACGAGGAATTCGTCCTGGACTTTGAAATTCAGGGCAAGGTGCAGGACCAGGGGGTTCCCAAGGTCGCCGTGCTGGCCTGCTTGGCGCCGCGCGCGGACATCAGCCGGATGCGCGGCATTTTTTCCGCCGCGGGCTTGCCTCTGGCCGGGCTGACGGTGGCTCCCCTGGCATTCCAGGGCATGTTCCAGTCTCGCTGCTGCGACGTTCCGGAGAGCACCTTCGCCCTGCTGGATATCTCCGACCGCTCCACCCGCATCGATCTCTACACGCAACGAAGAATTCTGCTTAGTCGCGTGATCAAGACCGGGATGACAAGCATGGCTGAAGCCCTGGCAACGGTCTGCACCAGCGAGAAACGTTCCGTCGCTCCAACCGCGGTTCGGGAATCGTCCTCGGACAATGACGACGTCGAGATCATCATCAGGCTGGACGACTTCGATCAAGACATTTCCACGAGGGCTGACACGGAGTCAGGCGAGAACGCGACCTCCGACTTGGCCGACGCCTTGCCCGAGAATCCCGCGCAGCCTCTAAATGATCAAGCAGCGCTTGATCTTTTGCTGCACAAAATGGCCGAAGCCCCGCCGCCGCAAGCCGCCTGTCCGCCCGTTACATCCGAAGACGTGTTTCGGATGATCACGCCGGTTTGCGAACGCTTGGCCCGCCAAGTGGAACGAACTTTTGACTATACCGTGCGCACTTTGGGTTACCCCCGGCCAGAACAGGTTGTCCTGACGGGAACACTCAGCTCGAATCAGGCCTTGCTTGGATATCTCTCATCCGAACTTGGCGCTCCGGTGCGGTCTTTGGGGGCGTTGGGGGCGGACTCGGCCCTGCATTCGGACGTCGCCGCGATGCTCCCTCCCTATGAGGTGCGCGGCCTCGACTTGGCGGCGGCATTGACGAGATGCGAGCAGCACGGCTCCATCAATCTCCTCAAGACGTTTTTGCAGCGTCAAACGGCCAAAGCTGTGGAACACGCCAATATGGCCGTCTACGCCGCGACCATTCTTGTCCTGCTGATCCTCAGCCTGCTTTATGGGCTGGAACAGGCCACGGCGAGGGAGAAGGCACGAACACTGCAACAGTTGGACGAACGCTTGACCGCATTTCATCCCCAGGTGGACGAAACCATGCTTCTGCGTCTGGCCGCGGACCTGGGTCGAGAGCGAACCCGGATCGCCAACCTGAGCGACAACCTGAAGCCAGTGGCCTTGCTTGGGGAGGTTTCCAGACTCACGCCGGACTATATCCGGATCCTTCATCTTCGCCTGGACCCAGCTCCCGCAAACAACGCACCGGATAAAAGCAGCCCAAAAGACTCGTCAAGCCCGCAATCGACCACCATCACGCTCGACCTGCTGGTCACCGGGCCCTTTGACGGCCTGAATACCGCCCTGTCCGAATATCTTTTCACACTGCGAAATTCCCCCTTGTTCGACGTGCCGCTGATCCACGGCAAAACCATCGAACACCATCCCGGTGTCGGCCAGGCCATGCGGGTCACGCTGCACCTGAGCGCACCGCGAGGATAA
- a CDS encoding GspE/PulE family protein has product MARQLKRLGDMLVDAGLLTTDQLKQALGAHKKADVKLGEYLVNEGIVRESQITEVISRQLNIEQYKPDKFPFEVHLAGLIPPDFAKKNKVAPLRRSGSLLIVAMVDPLDIGALDDLEIMTNLEVEPVICSARELTELIFSIYGVGSHLGDTLSKMDGEEMFADPDADPDAVSLSSLEDMAGEAPVIRLVNSILTQAVREGASDIHISPEKTTVHLRYRVDGKLREVPAPPRGYFAAMASRLKILAGMDISVSRIPQDGRFSFNLDNREIHVRVSSLPTIHGENMVLRLLHRSGEVMTLEDLGLSEEDKAKIEAAAIKPYGMILATGPTGSGKSTTLYALLKKISQPDINIITLEDPVEYRVDKIRQAQLNRKAGMTFASGLRSILRQDPDVIMVGEIRDPETANIAVQAALTGHRLLSTLHTNDAAGAVTRLMEMDVQPFLVASTLLVAVAQRLVRRSCPNCKVAYEPPKAMLAALDLDSHPGPFLQGKGCSQCRQQGYSGRIGIYEVLLVDDDVQDMILRRESPRQITKNLVQAGKLRTLREGAADKVRQGLTTVEEAMSTVMV; this is encoded by the coding sequence ATGGCTAGACAACTCAAACGCCTCGGCGACATGCTCGTGGACGCCGGTCTGCTTACAACAGACCAGCTCAAACAGGCCTTGGGCGCGCACAAGAAGGCCGACGTCAAGCTGGGCGAATACCTTGTCAACGAGGGCATTGTCCGGGAATCCCAGATCACCGAGGTCATCAGTCGGCAACTGAACATCGAGCAGTACAAGCCGGACAAGTTCCCTTTCGAGGTCCATCTCGCCGGACTGATCCCTCCTGATTTCGCCAAAAAGAACAAGGTCGCTCCGCTGCGCCGCAGCGGCAGTCTGCTGATCGTGGCCATGGTCGACCCTCTGGACATCGGGGCACTGGACGACCTGGAAATCATGACCAACCTTGAAGTCGAGCCCGTCATCTGCAGCGCAAGGGAACTGACCGAACTGATTTTCTCCATCTACGGCGTGGGCTCTCACCTGGGAGACACCCTCAGCAAGATGGACGGCGAAGAAATGTTCGCCGACCCAGACGCCGACCCAGACGCCGTGTCTCTGTCTTCCTTGGAGGACATGGCCGGAGAGGCTCCGGTTATCAGACTGGTCAACTCCATTTTGACCCAGGCCGTGCGCGAAGGAGCCAGTGATATCCACATTAGTCCGGAAAAGACGACGGTACACCTGCGCTACCGGGTTGACGGCAAGCTGCGGGAAGTTCCGGCCCCTCCGCGGGGGTATTTCGCGGCCATGGCTTCGCGTTTGAAAATCCTGGCCGGAATGGACATCTCCGTGTCCCGTATTCCCCAAGACGGCCGTTTTTCCTTCAATTTGGACAACCGCGAGATCCATGTCCGTGTCTCCAGCCTGCCCACCATCCACGGGGAAAACATGGTCCTGCGCCTGCTGCACCGCAGCGGTGAGGTCATGACCCTGGAAGACCTCGGCCTTTCCGAAGAGGACAAAGCCAAGATCGAGGCTGCCGCGATCAAGCCCTACGGCATGATCTTGGCCACCGGCCCAACGGGCAGTGGGAAAAGCACTACCCTATACGCTTTGCTGAAAAAGATCAGTCAGCCGGACATCAACATCATTACCCTGGAAGATCCGGTGGAATACCGGGTGGACAAGATCCGTCAGGCCCAACTCAACCGCAAGGCCGGGATGACCTTTGCCTCGGGCTTGCGCTCCATACTCCGCCAGGATCCGGACGTGATCATGGTCGGAGAAATCCGCGATCCTGAAACCGCGAATATCGCCGTCCAGGCCGCGCTTACCGGACACCGTCTGCTGAGCACCCTGCATACCAACGACGCAGCCGGGGCAGTGACCAGACTCATGGAGATGGACGTCCAACCGTTTCTGGTGGCGTCCACTCTGTTGGTTGCCGTGGCGCAACGCCTTGTCCGCCGATCCTGTCCCAATTGCAAGGTGGCGTACGAACCGCCCAAAGCCATGCTTGCGGCCCTGGATCTGGACAGCCACCCTGGGCCATTTCTGCAGGGCAAGGGGTGCTCGCAGTGCCGACAGCAGGGCTATAGCGGTCGAATCGGCATCTACGAGGTTTTACTGGTGGATGACGACGTTCAGGATATGATTCTGAGACGCGAATCCCCCCGCCAGATTACAAAAAATCTGGTTCAGGCCGGCAAACTCCGCACCCTGCGCGAAGGTGCCGCGGACAAAGTCCGCCAAGGCCTCACCACCGTCGAGGAGGCCATGAGTACGGTCATGGTGTGA
- a CDS encoding type II secretion system F family protein — translation MPQYRYQAMTDAGTIVSGDVEADSVNTAKAAVAIKGLLPRSVSLVSGKADNVAGSSALFQKKPTPEDLILFTKQFKTMLGAGMTVISLLEVLEQQTEKVFLREVIAAIRDDIRQGASLHAAFSKHPKVFNPLYLAMIRAGEASGTLTAVLERLIYLITHENKVKKQIKSALTYPAVIVVTLFSAFLFLLTFVVPQFISIFAGAGLELPMPTQVIVFMYNGLVNYWHLMLVGVFLSGLAIYLFCRTEQGGILRDSLFLKIPLIGPVLQKAAMSRFASIFSLLQASGVSVLDSIAILSDVIGNAAISKEFNILRDKLREGRGISGPLRSSKNFTPMIVSMIAVGEETGNLDEMLQAVADHYDYEVEYAIGRMSEMIGPLLILLLSGVVGFFALAIFMPMWDLTKTV, via the coding sequence ATGCCTCAATACAGATACCAAGCCATGACGGACGCCGGAACCATCGTTTCCGGGGATGTTGAGGCCGATTCGGTAAACACGGCCAAGGCCGCCGTCGCGATCAAGGGCCTCCTGCCTCGTTCGGTCAGTTTGGTTTCCGGGAAGGCCGACAACGTTGCCGGCTCCTCGGCGCTGTTTCAGAAAAAGCCCACGCCCGAAGACCTGATTCTGTTCACCAAGCAGTTCAAGACCATGCTTGGAGCCGGCATGACGGTCATTTCCCTTCTGGAAGTATTGGAGCAGCAGACGGAAAAGGTCTTCCTGCGTGAGGTCATCGCCGCGATCCGCGACGACATCCGCCAGGGCGCCTCCCTGCACGCGGCCTTTTCCAAGCATCCCAAGGTATTCAACCCTCTGTACCTGGCCATGATCCGGGCCGGGGAGGCCAGCGGTACGCTGACCGCCGTTCTGGAGCGGCTGATCTACCTGATCACCCATGAAAACAAGGTCAAGAAGCAGATCAAGTCCGCCCTGACCTATCCCGCCGTGATCGTGGTGACCTTGTTCAGCGCGTTTTTGTTTCTTCTGACCTTCGTCGTTCCGCAGTTTATCTCAATTTTCGCCGGTGCCGGCCTGGAACTGCCCATGCCCACCCAGGTCATCGTGTTCATGTACAACGGCCTGGTCAACTACTGGCACCTGATGCTCGTCGGCGTCTTCCTGTCCGGACTGGCAATTTATCTCTTCTGTCGCACTGAACAGGGCGGCATCCTCCGGGACTCGCTGTTCCTGAAAATTCCTCTGATCGGCCCGGTCCTGCAAAAAGCGGCCATGTCACGGTTTGCCAGCATCTTTTCGCTGCTTCAGGCCAGCGGGGTGTCCGTCCTGGATTCCATCGCCATCCTTTCCGACGTCATCGGCAATGCGGCCATCAGCAAGGAGTTCAACATTCTGCGAGACAAGCTGCGCGAGGGCCGGGGTATTTCCGGGCCATTGCGCTCGTCCAAGAACTTCACGCCCATGATCGTCAGCATGATCGCCGTGGGTGAGGAAACCGGAAACCTGGACGAAATGCTCCAGGCCGTGGCCGACCATTATGACTATGAAGTGGAATACGCCATCGGCAGGATGTCCGAAATGATCGGTCCGCTGCTGATCCTGCTGCTTTCCGGCGTGGTCGGCTTCTTCGCTCTGGCCATCTTCATGCCCATGTGGGACCTGACCAAGACCGTCTGA
- a CDS encoding sigma-54 interaction domain-containing protein, which translates to MQPAHRRFVVQVSLTVLVPVIVAGLAVLTLFVSSSIPLFQRDFLGNLHWVALMVGGVAFTSCSLLLYFILRPVRRFLASARKSGVIPDRSQDNADPRVQSDLEEYRLALEQVGLALSRLDAKALFPEIVAQSRAMRSILGQIMKVAPTATSVLLTGESGTGKELAARAVHSQSGRRDGPLVAINCAAIPENLLESELFGHEKGAFTGAAAAKPGKFELAHGGTLFLDEIGDMPPAVQAKILRMLETGSVERIGGTKTIRCDVRIVAATNRDLTEMIRQGTFREDLLHRLNVFPLHMPPLRERREDIPLLADHFLTKPDHAPRLSSQALSLLMAHDWPGNARELRNVLERAVVLAGDEEIRPEHLPGLGPSSITQPGANPAEPTRPEDDASLDHRLATLERSMIESALARTGGVQAKAARLLGIKERSLWHRIKKLEIDAKAFKNER; encoded by the coding sequence ATGCAACCGGCCCATCGACGATTCGTCGTTCAAGTCAGCCTGACCGTGCTCGTGCCCGTGATCGTGGCCGGGCTGGCCGTGTTGACCCTGTTCGTGAGCAGCTCCATTCCGCTTTTCCAACGCGATTTTCTGGGCAACCTGCACTGGGTCGCATTGATGGTCGGCGGGGTCGCCTTTACCTCCTGCTCCCTGCTTCTGTACTTTATCCTCCGCCCCGTCCGCCGCTTCCTGGCCTCGGCCCGCAAGTCCGGAGTCATTCCGGACAGATCCCAGGACAACGCGGACCCTCGGGTGCAAAGCGACCTCGAAGAGTACCGCCTGGCCCTTGAACAGGTGGGCCTGGCCCTGTCCCGCCTGGACGCCAAGGCCCTGTTTCCGGAAATCGTGGCCCAGAGCCGGGCCATGCGCTCCATCCTCGGCCAGATCATGAAGGTCGCGCCAACGGCAACCTCTGTCCTGCTGACCGGAGAATCCGGCACGGGCAAGGAACTCGCGGCCCGGGCCGTCCACTCACAGAGCGGACGTCGCGACGGTCCGCTGGTTGCGATCAACTGCGCGGCTATCCCTGAAAACCTTCTGGAAAGCGAACTGTTCGGCCACGAAAAAGGAGCCTTCACCGGCGCCGCGGCGGCCAAGCCGGGCAAATTCGAGCTGGCCCACGGCGGAACGCTCTTTCTGGACGAGATCGGCGACATGCCGCCCGCCGTGCAGGCCAAAATCCTGCGCATGCTGGAAACCGGTTCAGTGGAGCGGATCGGCGGGACCAAAACCATCCGCTGCGACGTCCGAATTGTGGCGGCCACCAACCGCGATCTCACCGAGATGATACGCCAGGGAACCTTCCGCGAAGACCTCCTGCACCGGCTGAACGTCTTTCCCCTGCACATGCCGCCGCTGCGCGAGCGCAGGGAGGACATCCCCCTGCTTGCCGACCACTTTCTTACAAAGCCTGATCACGCACCGCGCCTCTCCAGCCAGGCCCTGAGCCTGCTCATGGCCCACGACTGGCCGGGCAATGCGCGGGAACTCCGCAACGTGCTGGAACGGGCCGTTGTCCTGGCGGGCGACGAGGAAATCCGCCCGGAACATCTGCCGGGCCTCGGGCCGTCGTCAATCACCCAGCCAGGTGCCAACCCGGCTGAACCAACTCGCCCGGAAGACGATGCCTCTCTGGATCACCGATTGGCGACCCTGGAACGTTCCATGATCGAATCCGCCCTGGCCCGGACGGGCGGCGTCCAAGCCAAAGCGGCCCGACTGTTGGGTATCAAGGAGCGCAGCCTGTGGCACCGGATCAAAAAGCTGGAGATCGACGCCAAGGCGTTCAAAAACGAAAGATGA
- a CDS encoding helix-turn-helix domain-containing protein, with protein MLTQNMSQAQILVPTDNLSLITALVLKLGGHVVNQSISDHSHGPMPELDRGGKMLKGLRLRAGFTQAEIADALGIPQSHISEFERDKRSIPFKHARKLAELLQSIPSDFMQPNDETRAAMAELEVGNGHRCDSAEELFQNLRI; from the coding sequence ATGCTCACACAGAATATGTCCCAAGCGCAAATACTCGTCCCGACCGACAACCTGTCTCTGATAACGGCACTTGTCCTGAAACTTGGCGGACATGTCGTCAACCAGTCCATCTCTGACCATTCCCACGGTCCGATGCCCGAATTGGATCGCGGCGGAAAGATGCTCAAAGGGCTCCGGCTGCGGGCTGGATTCACGCAGGCGGAAATCGCCGACGCCCTGGGCATTCCTCAGAGCCATATTTCCGAATTCGAGAGGGATAAACGCAGCATTCCCTTCAAGCATGCGAGGAAGCTGGCGGAGCTTTTGCAGTCCATTCCGAGCGATTTCATGCAGCCTAACGACGAGACCCGCGCGGCCATGGCCGAACTGGAAGTGGGCAACGGGCACCGTTGCGACTCTGCTGAAGAGCTCTTCCAGAACTTGAGGATCTAG
- a CDS encoding type II secretion system protein: MQKKDIKKTQGGFTLIEIIAVLVILGILAAVAVPKFIDLQGQSKKNAAMGQVAEIKSTLNLAYAKYLLKNAGEKPTGTQVLTEAGLEAGDHNIGTAPDIWNITTAVTGDVVTITVNSRGNPADTGYNETGTWTVPPHS; the protein is encoded by the coding sequence ATGCAAAAGAAAGACATTAAGAAGACCCAAGGTGGTTTTACTTTAATCGAAATCATCGCAGTCCTTGTAATCCTTGGCATTCTAGCGGCCGTGGCAGTTCCAAAGTTTATTGATTTGCAAGGACAATCGAAGAAAAATGCTGCAATGGGTCAAGTTGCTGAAATTAAGTCAACTTTAAATTTGGCATACGCTAAGTATCTTTTAAAAAATGCTGGCGAAAAACCTACTGGAACCCAAGTGCTGACCGAAGCAGGCCTTGAAGCAGGTGATCACAACATTGGTACAGCTCCAGACATTTGGAACATTACGACAGCTGTAACGGGAGATGTCGTGACCATAACAGTCAATAGTCGAGGGAACCCTGCGGATACCGGGTATAATGAAACCGGCACTTGGACGGTACCTCCGCATAGCTGA
- a CDS encoding prepilin-type N-terminal cleavage/methylation domain-containing protein, with product MKKSPAFSLIELIITLLLVGIFAVMIVPFFQSGVYDSVELLQTRQELYELNTVMSRIVADYEVNHHGDLSLLSTAIGDVGAHDNDDYGKYYVVSKTFLDIAGGSSNGLEVTFATPDGLSPLTYLFTEKTK from the coding sequence ATGAAAAAATCCCCCGCCTTCTCCCTCATCGAACTGATCATCACCCTGCTTCTCGTAGGCATTTTCGCGGTGATGATTGTGCCATTTTTTCAGAGCGGCGTGTATGACAGCGTCGAGCTTCTGCAAACCCGCCAGGAGTTGTACGAACTAAACACGGTCATGTCCCGGATTGTCGCCGACTACGAGGTCAACCATCATGGCGACCTCAGTTTATTGTCCACAGCCATCGGGGATGTCGGGGCACATGATAACGACGATTACGGCAAATATTACGTTGTTTCCAAAACCTTCCTGGACATCGCCGGAGGAAGCAGCAACGGACTGGAAGTTACCTTTGCCACGCCTGATGGGTTGAGCCCGTTGACGTACCTGTTCACGGAAAAGACAAAGTAG
- a CDS encoding type II secretion system protein, whose amino-acid sequence MGRQNQLSPRGSGFTLIEVIAVLVILGVLAVGTSMGLFSVIRGAIFAERNAEALIDAQHQLGRMAIELASACEIDTVNSDNSTLIFESQQGSNPSVTRILPAPSGASFTFSDNSITMTMVVDVAEGETRTFTSRVSPYKLVSGYGCIE is encoded by the coding sequence ATGGGCCGTCAAAACCAACTCTCCCCTCGCGGATCAGGCTTCACACTCATCGAAGTGATCGCCGTACTGGTCATTCTCGGCGTCTTGGCCGTGGGCACGTCCATGGGGCTATTCAGCGTGATTCGCGGCGCGATTTTTGCCGAGCGAAACGCCGAAGCCCTGATCGATGCTCAGCATCAACTCGGAAGAATGGCCATTGAGCTGGCTTCAGCCTGCGAGATAGACACCGTTAACTCAGACAATTCCACCCTGATCTTTGAGTCTCAGCAAGGATCGAATCCATCTGTGACGCGCATTTTACCCGCACCCAGCGGGGCTTCCTTTACCTTTTCCGACAATTCCATCACCATGACGATGGTTGTAGATGTTGCCGAGGGGGAAACCAGGACTTTTACATCCCGTGTCTCCCCATACAAACTTGTCAGCGGCTATGGCTGCATCGAGTAG